The following coding sequences are from one Geothrix sp. window:
- a CDS encoding FAD-dependent oxidoreductase translates to MPETAWPAPPEGLCTLPRTLDADIAILGAGIHGAALARELTLRGVSCALVDRGEVGGGTSQWSSQLLHGGIRYMLTGDIAQMREGLAERANWARIAPRRCRWEAFWMPHRFWGEGLAHRFGIGLYDHWGADRPDWPPHLTLGKVPRAAFEADPRGARSPFRGATAYADLITWDRELTRDLAASSQALRLDFHEPEAFGDAGGELKTLRLRDRRDGSTRALSARRWVVALGPWTDGALGQWFGETRKRLRLSSGIHLWFDAVPGCDRPWAIRRPKGRILFVIPRDGLLQVGTTEREVEDGWVPIVASERAELFEALEANLPAIPWRQLPVRAEELGVRPLVAADGQTTHLSREAVLERHARFANLTLVLGGKLTTARALMDRLATDLTGLHCPASTTEPLSLWDGQPAQIR, encoded by the coding sequence AGCTGACCCTGCGTGGCGTGTCCTGCGCCCTGGTGGACCGGGGCGAGGTCGGGGGCGGCACCAGCCAGTGGTCGAGCCAGCTCCTGCACGGTGGCATCCGCTACATGCTCACGGGCGACATCGCCCAGATGCGGGAGGGCCTGGCCGAGCGTGCCAACTGGGCCCGCATCGCGCCCCGCCGCTGCCGCTGGGAGGCCTTCTGGATGCCCCACCGGTTCTGGGGAGAGGGCCTGGCCCACCGGTTCGGCATCGGGCTCTACGACCACTGGGGCGCCGATCGGCCAGACTGGCCCCCGCACCTGACCCTGGGCAAGGTGCCGCGCGCCGCATTCGAGGCCGATCCCCGTGGGGCGCGGAGCCCTTTCCGGGGCGCCACGGCCTACGCCGACCTCATTACCTGGGATCGTGAGCTGACCCGGGACCTGGCGGCCTCCAGCCAGGCCCTCCGCCTGGATTTCCATGAGCCGGAGGCCTTCGGGGATGCGGGTGGCGAGTTGAAGACCCTGCGCCTCCGGGATCGCCGGGATGGTTCGACCCGCGCCCTCTCCGCCCGGCGCTGGGTGGTTGCCCTGGGGCCCTGGACGGATGGGGCCTTGGGCCAGTGGTTCGGCGAGACGCGGAAGCGCCTGCGCCTGTCCTCGGGCATCCACCTCTGGTTCGACGCCGTACCCGGTTGCGACCGGCCCTGGGCCATCCGCCGCCCCAAGGGGCGCATCCTCTTCGTCATCCCCCGGGACGGTCTGCTCCAGGTGGGAACCACCGAGCGCGAGGTCGAGGATGGCTGGGTGCCCATCGTCGCCTCCGAGCGGGCGGAGCTGTTCGAGGCCCTCGAAGCCAACCTGCCGGCCATCCCCTGGCGCCAGCTGCCCGTGCGTGCCGAGGAACTGGGTGTGCGCCCCCTGGTCGCGGCGGACGGCCAGACCACCCACCTCAGCCGCGAGGCTGTCCTCGAACGGCACGCCCGCTTCGCGAACCTCACCCTGGTGCTCGGTGGCAAGCTGACCACCGCCCGGGCCCTCATGGACCGCCTGGCCACGGACCTCACCGGCCTCCACTGCCCGGCCTCTACCACCGAGCCCCTCAGCCTTTGGGATGGACAGCCCGCGCAGATCCGGTAG
- a CDS encoding PAS domain S-box protein, producing MASPAPIQILLVEDSEEDALLLQTHLKGEGLACEVVRVEEMEPLRAALTTRTWDLLLTDFALPTLDGFDVLKEARRLVPGLPCIVVSGRIGEEAAVEALRAGAKDFVSKFRLARLMPAIQRELSESQVRAGAVEARTELKATEDRFRAITGAALDGIVMMDPRGRVSFWNQSAERIFGFNEQEAMGRDLHELIAPVRFHVAFRRAFATFSANGRGSAIGKVTELIAQRQDGEEFPVEFSLSALQEGDAWSAVGVVRDISERKALEREQFENLQFLRTLIETLPNPLYYEDPNGLILGCNQAFQDFLGRPTREILGLAARDVLPEAELQGTDGSGLLEASFRRTLPNGAVHHAIFRKAPFFQADGDIAGYVATFLDITRLKETEEALRQNESLFSAIHRHVVDLIAIIDSEGRRLYNSPSYQFVLGYSEQEMLSLSSMDLLHPDDLDRVSQAIRDLMNGYLTQGLEYRLRHKDGRWLHFESTAAIIPDQDTGNVRALVVARNVTERKEAEQNRAAMEVQLRQSQKLEAIGQLAAGIAHEINTPTQYIGDNATFLRDSFDEAFSLMGRLMAHLMEIRVMGGSAGEAAGKALDDLAGTDLDYLGTEIPKAIQQSLDGVSRISKIVSAMKDFSHPGSESKVMADLHRAIESTITVSRNEWKYVAELDMKFDEAVPMVPCFPGELNQVVLNLIVNAAHAIEASKERRPAGGLGKITVRTALHSGEVEVSVSDDGTGIPEEIQQRIFEPFFTTKPVGKGTGQGLAIAYKVIVDKHGGRILVDSTPGRGTTFRLFLPLPQPGT from the coding sequence ATGGCAAGTCCAGCACCCATCCAGATCCTGTTGGTCGAAGATTCGGAAGAGGATGCCCTGCTGCTCCAGACTCACCTGAAGGGGGAGGGGCTGGCCTGCGAGGTGGTCCGGGTCGAGGAGATGGAACCGCTCCGGGCCGCCCTCACGACCCGTACCTGGGACCTCCTGCTCACGGATTTCGCCCTGCCCACCCTCGATGGATTCGATGTGCTGAAGGAGGCCAGGCGGCTGGTTCCCGGGCTGCCCTGCATCGTCGTCTCGGGCCGCATCGGCGAGGAGGCGGCGGTCGAGGCGCTGCGGGCGGGGGCCAAGGATTTCGTGAGCAAATTCAGGCTGGCCCGCCTCATGCCCGCCATCCAACGCGAACTGTCCGAGAGCCAGGTGCGAGCCGGCGCAGTCGAGGCCAGGACCGAGCTGAAGGCGACGGAAGACCGCTTCCGGGCCATCACGGGGGCAGCCCTGGATGGCATCGTGATGATGGACCCGAGGGGACGGGTGTCCTTCTGGAACCAGTCTGCTGAGCGCATCTTCGGATTCAATGAGCAGGAGGCCATGGGGCGGGACCTCCACGAGCTCATCGCCCCCGTCCGCTTCCATGTGGCCTTCCGCAGGGCCTTCGCGACGTTCAGCGCCAACGGGCGGGGCAGTGCGATCGGCAAGGTGACGGAGCTGATCGCCCAGCGCCAGGACGGCGAGGAGTTCCCGGTGGAGTTCAGCCTCTCGGCGCTCCAGGAAGGCGACGCGTGGTCCGCCGTGGGCGTCGTCCGGGACATCAGCGAGCGGAAGGCGCTCGAGCGGGAGCAGTTCGAGAACCTCCAGTTCCTCCGCACGCTCATCGAGACCCTGCCGAACCCGCTCTATTACGAGGATCCGAACGGCCTCATCCTGGGCTGCAACCAGGCCTTCCAGGATTTCCTGGGCCGGCCCACCCGCGAGATCCTCGGACTGGCGGCGCGGGATGTGCTCCCCGAAGCGGAGCTCCAGGGGACCGACGGCTCTGGCCTCCTTGAGGCCTCCTTCAGGCGGACGCTGCCCAATGGGGCCGTCCACCACGCGATCTTCCGCAAGGCGCCGTTCTTCCAGGCGGATGGGGACATTGCCGGGTACGTGGCGACCTTCCTCGACATCACCCGGCTGAAGGAGACGGAGGAAGCCCTGCGGCAGAACGAGTCGTTGTTCTCGGCCATCCACCGCCACGTGGTGGACTTGATCGCCATCATCGACAGCGAAGGGCGGCGACTCTACAACAGCCCCTCCTACCAGTTCGTACTCGGCTATTCAGAGCAGGAAATGCTGTCGCTGTCCTCCATGGACCTGCTCCACCCCGATGACCTCGACCGCGTGTCCCAGGCCATCCGGGACCTGATGAACGGGTACCTGACCCAGGGGCTGGAATACCGCCTGAGGCACAAGGATGGCCGCTGGCTCCACTTCGAGAGCACCGCCGCGATCATCCCCGACCAGGACACCGGCAACGTCCGGGCGCTGGTGGTCGCGCGGAACGTGACCGAGCGCAAGGAGGCCGAGCAGAACCGGGCGGCCATGGAAGTCCAGCTGCGGCAGTCCCAGAAACTGGAGGCCATCGGTCAGCTGGCGGCTGGCATCGCCCACGAGATCAACACCCCCACGCAGTACATCGGTGACAATGCCACGTTCCTGCGGGACTCCTTTGATGAGGCCTTCTCCCTGATGGGCCGCCTGATGGCCCACCTCATGGAGATCCGGGTCATGGGCGGGAGCGCGGGCGAAGCCGCGGGGAAGGCGTTGGACGACCTGGCAGGCACGGATCTGGACTACCTCGGGACCGAGATTCCAAAGGCCATCCAGCAGAGCCTGGATGGTGTGTCGCGGATCTCGAAGATCGTCAGCGCCATGAAGGATTTCTCCCACCCCGGCAGCGAATCCAAGGTGATGGCTGATCTGCATAGGGCCATCGAGAGCACCATCACAGTGTCCAGGAATGAATGGAAGTACGTGGCGGAACTGGATATGAAATTCGATGAGGCGGTTCCCATGGTGCCCTGCTTCCCCGGGGAGCTGAACCAGGTGGTGCTCAACCTCATCGTCAACGCGGCCCATGCCATCGAGGCCTCGAAGGAGCGGCGCCCAGCCGGCGGGCTGGGGAAGATCACCGTGAGGACCGCCCTCCATTCAGGGGAAGTCGAAGTATCCGTGTCGGACGATGGGACCGGCATTCCGGAGGAGATCCAGCAACGGATCTTCGAACCCTTCTTCACCACCAAGCCCGTGGGGAAGGGCACTGGCCAGGGCCTGGCCATCGCCTACAAGGTCATCGTGGACAAGCATGGAGGAAGGATCCTCGTGGACTCCACCCCGGGCCGGGGGACCACCTTCCGGCTGTTCCTGCCCCTCCCCCAGCCGGGCACCTGA
- a CDS encoding response regulator, with product MLKQQILFVDDEPMVLQGLQRILRPLRGEWDMVFAESGGRALELMAGHPFDVIVSDMRMPGMNGAELLREVMRRHPTTVRMVLSGHADKDLVTQCVGVAHQYISKPCDPEQLKAMVRNACALAGKLVDDEVKRVIGAIDRLPNVPEVYVELKQALSREESDPRVLGEIIQKDPGMTAKILKLVNSAFFGLRRTINHPQEAVAYLGIDIVKTLVLSNSIFQQSQPFQTRTFGISDVWHHSMAVAAGAKAIAQAEGLDRVLQEEAFVGGILHDVGVLILASNFPDLYNRAVELVTEEHVLLPTAEQEMFGVTHAEVGAYLLGLWGLPAGILKIVSLHHRPHAFESEGMCSAMAVHAADVICGAKGGQALFESGRFNQESLERAGLAGHQDAWAAACASASEKELP from the coding sequence ATGCTGAAACAGCAGATCCTCTTCGTGGATGACGAGCCCATGGTGCTCCAGGGGCTCCAGCGGATCCTCCGGCCCCTGCGGGGCGAATGGGACATGGTCTTCGCGGAAAGCGGGGGCAGGGCCCTGGAGCTGATGGCCGGCCATCCCTTCGATGTGATCGTCTCGGACATGCGGATGCCCGGCATGAACGGCGCCGAGCTGCTGCGGGAGGTCATGCGGCGCCATCCGACCACGGTCCGGATGGTGTTGTCCGGCCATGCCGACAAGGACCTGGTGACCCAGTGCGTGGGCGTGGCCCACCAGTACATTTCGAAGCCCTGCGACCCCGAGCAGCTCAAGGCCATGGTCAGGAACGCCTGCGCCCTGGCGGGCAAGCTCGTGGATGACGAGGTGAAGCGGGTGATCGGTGCCATCGACCGGCTCCCCAATGTCCCGGAAGTCTACGTCGAGCTGAAGCAGGCCCTCTCCCGGGAGGAATCCGATCCCAGGGTTCTCGGGGAGATCATCCAGAAGGATCCCGGGATGACCGCGAAGATCCTGAAGCTCGTCAACAGCGCCTTCTTCGGGCTGCGGAGGACCATCAACCACCCCCAGGAGGCCGTGGCCTACCTGGGCATCGACATCGTCAAGACCCTGGTGCTCTCCAACAGCATCTTCCAGCAGTCCCAGCCCTTCCAGACGCGGACCTTCGGCATTTCCGACGTCTGGCACCACAGCATGGCCGTGGCCGCCGGAGCCAAGGCCATCGCGCAGGCCGAGGGCCTGGACCGCGTGCTCCAGGAGGAGGCCTTCGTCGGCGGGATCCTCCATGACGTCGGCGTGCTGATCCTTGCCTCGAATTTTCCGGACCTGTACAACCGGGCCGTCGAGCTCGTCACGGAAGAGCATGTCCTGCTGCCTACGGCGGAGCAGGAGATGTTCGGCGTCACCCACGCGGAAGTCGGCGCCTATCTGCTGGGGCTGTGGGGGCTGCCCGCCGGCATCCTCAAGATCGTGAGCCTCCACCATCGGCCCCACGCCTTCGAGAGCGAGGGCATGTGCTCGGCCATGGCGGTCCATGCGGCCGACGTGATCTGCGGCGCGAAGGGGGGGCAGGCCCTGTTCGAATCGGGCCGTTTCAACCAGGAGTCCCTGGAGCGCGCAGGGCTTGCCGGGCACCAGGACGCGTGGGCCGCTGCCTGCGCATCCGCGTCGGAAAAGGAGCTTCCATGA
- a CDS encoding HD domain-containing phosphohydrolase has protein sequence MTHRTLLVDDDRNILSGYQRVLRKNIILDVAQGGQEALRMLLEQGPYGVVVADMQMPGMSGLELLAKAQFACPDTVRIMLTGNTDQKTAADAVNQGQVFRFLTKPCSPQDLELAIHAGQRQYDLVRAERELLEGTLTGAIEVLAELLASVDPAAFSLGLSVRGRCGEVARALGSGDVWAIEVAAMLAPIGRIALPREVLKAEAYKPETQAILIRVPELGASMIQTIPRLESVADIIRYQAKGFDGSGIPEEGLTGEDIPLGARILKAVQDFTTLETQRHSGAVALEELKLHGKAYDPAVLKAMEQCFGNSVRTRPAPRLVRREDLVPGLILAGDLHTTAGQLVLGQGLRLGHGHLELLRNLVDILGIPDRIPVLDGPAQG, from the coding sequence ATGACCCACAGAACCCTGCTGGTGGACGACGACCGGAACATCCTGAGCGGCTATCAGCGCGTGCTGCGCAAGAACATCATCCTCGACGTGGCCCAGGGGGGGCAGGAGGCCCTCCGGATGCTTCTCGAGCAGGGGCCCTACGGCGTGGTGGTGGCCGACATGCAGATGCCGGGGATGTCCGGGCTGGAGCTGCTGGCCAAGGCCCAATTCGCCTGCCCGGACACGGTGCGCATCATGCTCACCGGGAACACGGACCAGAAGACCGCGGCGGATGCCGTGAATCAGGGCCAGGTCTTCCGGTTCCTCACCAAGCCCTGCTCTCCCCAGGATCTCGAGCTGGCGATCCACGCGGGGCAGCGGCAGTACGACCTGGTCCGGGCGGAACGGGAACTGCTGGAGGGCACCCTCACGGGGGCCATCGAAGTGCTGGCGGAGCTGCTCGCCAGCGTGGACCCCGCCGCCTTCAGCCTCGGCCTGTCCGTGCGTGGCCGGTGCGGCGAAGTGGCCCGGGCCCTTGGATCCGGCGATGTCTGGGCCATCGAGGTGGCCGCCATGCTGGCCCCCATCGGCAGGATCGCGCTCCCGAGGGAGGTGCTGAAAGCCGAGGCCTACAAGCCCGAGACCCAGGCCATCCTCATCCGGGTCCCCGAGCTGGGGGCGAGCATGATCCAGACGATCCCGCGCCTGGAGTCGGTGGCCGACATCATCCGGTATCAGGCCAAGGGATTCGACGGGTCGGGCATTCCCGAAGAGGGCCTGACGGGAGAGGACATTCCGCTCGGGGCGCGGATCCTCAAGGCGGTGCAGGATTTCACCACCCTCGAGACCCAACGCCACAGCGGGGCGGTCGCCCTCGAGGAGTTGAAGCTCCATGGGAAGGCCTACGATCCGGCGGTCCTGAAGGCCATGGAGCAGTGCTTCGGCAACTCCGTCCGGACCAGGCCGGCGCCCAGGCTGGTGCGGCGGGAGGACCTCGTCCCGGGGCTGATCCTGGCCGGTGACCTCCATACCACCGCGGGGCAGCTGGTGCTGGGGCAGGGGCTCCGCCTCGGCCATGGCCACCTCGAGCTGCTGAGGAACCTGGTGGACATCCTGGGGATTCCGGACCGGATCCCGGTCCTCGACGGCCCGGCCCAGGGGTAG